In Pseudobutyrivibrio ruminis HUN009, the DNA window ATTCCAGACATTTTATGAAATAGGAGAGGCCTACTTTCCATGTATGACTGCAGACGGAGATAGTTTTTTCACTATTGCATTATCGACTGGCTTATTAGGTGGGCATAAATTTTATACAGGAAATTACTTACAAGGAATCCTTTATGCGCTGACATTTGGGCTTCTTGGCGTAGGTTATTTATTAGATTTAATAATGATACTCACAGGAAGCTATAGTTATCTGTCTTCAAGTATCACTAGAGATGGAGCTACTAAGGTTA includes these proteins:
- a CDS encoding TM2 domain-containing protein — its product is MIDKYRYNEDGSIDIRRKITTKIGPFQTFYEIGEAYFPCMTADGDSFFTIALSTGLLGGHKFYTGNYLQGILYALTFGLLGVGYLLDLIMILTGSYSYLSSSITRDGATKVRTYSMPLENKKKALLCTLVAVAGCLLVVKFMYWPLVVALSETLSNIELSLY